In Melioribacteraceae bacterium 4301-Me, a genomic segment contains:
- a CDS encoding ArsR/SmtB family transcription factor, whose translation MENKMSEILSAISHPNRIRILKALKQEGVLCGCEILPILGLEQSNLSRHLSTLVKAGVLIAWKDGVRMNYKIADERIFDILNLAEQIVNKKEKINDFIKT comes from the coding sequence ATGGAAAACAAGATGTCAGAAATACTTTCGGCAATCTCACATCCTAATAGGATAAGAATTTTAAAAGCTCTTAAGCAAGAAGGTGTTCTTTGCGGATGTGAAATTCTGCCTATACTTGGATTAGAACAGTCGAATTTATCCAGACATTTAAGTACTCTGGTCAAAGCAGGTGTCCTAATTGCATGGAAGGATGGTGTTAGAATGAATTACAAAATTGCTGATGAGAGGATTTTTGATATCCTAAATCTTGCAGAACAAATAGTTAATAAAAAAGAAAAAATTAATGATTTTATAAAGACATAA
- the chrA gene encoding chromate efflux transporter, translating to METVIIDNEIIKPSLADLIKASLYVGATAYGGLAMTAQLKRKFVEEKKWISEKDFLDALGFSQILPGATFVTLMAYMGYRINKIIGALIVPFFFILPTFFAIVMLSYGYFHFAGIPYVVKVFAGLGAMVVALLINAVFTVGKSVFPKLTFKYYKGFLIAAFVFASAFWLKIGMIYLVIAAGVLGFLFYYFTGEFEGVEEHKQTALKVNKSTSTLYVSLVKYGLLTTIIVAAISILLLFPQLGEIFVSFFKIGLFSFGGYSSLPLMQHETIDIHHWLTLKEFSDGIAMGQITPGPILITAAFIGFKVAGIIGATITTVAIFSPSIILIILLYELHGKITKLPTVKVFVKGILAGFIGLLIYITISLGVVSLNNWQTWLVFVLSAIALIKFKIDPLWIILSTIVVSLIIL from the coding sequence ATGGAAACGGTAATAATAGATAACGAAATAATAAAACCTTCATTAGCGGATTTAATAAAAGCAAGCTTATACGTTGGCGCAACCGCTTACGGCGGGCTTGCAATGACAGCTCAACTGAAAAGAAAATTTGTTGAAGAAAAAAAGTGGATTAGCGAGAAAGATTTCTTAGACGCTTTGGGTTTTTCGCAAATTCTGCCAGGCGCCACATTCGTTACATTGATGGCTTACATGGGTTACAGAATAAACAAAATTATCGGCGCGTTGATTGTGCCGTTCTTTTTTATTCTACCAACTTTCTTTGCAATTGTAATGTTATCATACGGATATTTCCATTTCGCCGGCATACCATATGTTGTTAAAGTTTTTGCCGGACTCGGCGCTATGGTTGTCGCGCTTCTAATCAATGCGGTTTTTACTGTGGGGAAATCTGTCTTTCCCAAACTCACGTTTAAGTATTATAAAGGTTTTCTGATTGCCGCATTTGTGTTTGCATCTGCATTCTGGCTAAAGATTGGAATGATCTATTTAGTAATTGCAGCAGGCGTATTAGGTTTTTTATTCTATTATTTCACCGGAGAATTTGAAGGTGTTGAAGAACATAAACAGACTGCACTTAAGGTGAATAAATCTACTTCAACTTTATATGTTAGTTTAGTGAAGTATGGTTTATTAACAACAATTATAGTGGCTGCAATTTCGATTTTATTATTGTTTCCGCAGCTTGGCGAAATCTTTGTTTCTTTTTTCAAGATTGGGTTGTTTTCCTTTGGCGGCTACAGTTCATTGCCATTGATGCAGCACGAAACAATAGATATTCATCATTGGCTAACCTTAAAAGAATTTAGCGACGGAATAGCTATGGGACAAATAACGCCCGGTCCAATTTTGATCACTGCGGCGTTTATCGGTTTTAAGGTTGCCGGTATTATTGGCGCAACAATCACAACGGTTGCAATATTTTCACCATCAATCATACTTATAATTCTTTTATACGAACTGCACGGAAAAATTACAAAACTGCCCACGGTTAAAGTGTTTGTTAAAGGAATTCTTGCAGGATTTATCGGACTTCTTATTTACATAACAATCAGTTTGGGAGTAGTTTCATTAAATAACTGGCAGACGTGGTTGGTTTTTGTTTTATCGGCAATTGCACTTATAAAATTTAAGATAGATCCGTTATGGATAATACTTTCTACAATAGTTGTTTCATTAATTATTTTATGA
- a CDS encoding DUF169 domain-containing protein codes for MKTFNEINKILVESVGLTSLPVGLKFYKTIPTNGYKIAEDHRLCQLVMRARNGENLILTKDEISCPAAAAALGFKPLPKNLQDGTMLQGYGIFRDKESAIKVMNEMPRLEMGIYEAVAAKPLKDWDENPDVIVIEDEVEKLMWIALAYLNEEGGRLNMSTSILQAVCVDSVVLPYKSQKINMSFGCYGCRDATDAKPSEAILGIPFAKLDMTAENLKYLKSKAIDRSRAKQVYQAFSKRVEEKQNIHHQVR; via the coding sequence ATGAAAACCTTTAACGAAATAAATAAAATATTAGTAGAATCAGTTGGACTTACAAGCCTACCAGTTGGCTTAAAATTTTACAAAACTATTCCAACTAATGGTTATAAAATTGCAGAAGACCACAGACTCTGCCAGTTAGTAATGCGAGCACGCAATGGAGAAAATCTAATTCTTACTAAAGATGAAATTTCTTGTCCCGCCGCTGCAGCGGCTTTAGGATTCAAGCCGTTGCCCAAAAATTTGCAAGACGGGACCATGCTTCAAGGATACGGAATATTCAGAGATAAAGAATCAGCAATCAAAGTTATGAATGAAATGCCTCGCCTCGAAATGGGGATTTATGAAGCTGTTGCCGCAAAACCCTTAAAAGATTGGGACGAAAACCCGGATGTGATTGTAATTGAAGATGAAGTTGAAAAACTGATGTGGATTGCTCTTGCATATTTAAATGAAGAAGGCGGAAGATTAAATATGAGCACAAGCATTTTGCAGGCGGTTTGTGTGGATTCTGTTGTGCTTCCTTACAAGTCTCAAAAAATAAATATGAGTTTCGGATGTTACGGCTGCCGAGATGCTACTGATGCAAAACCAAGCGAGGCAATTCTCGGTATCCCATTTGCCAAACTTGATATGACAGCGGAAAACTTAAAATATCTGAAATCAAAAGCGATTGACAGATCACGCGCAAAGCAAGTGTATCAAGCTTTCTCAAAAAGAGTAGAGGAAAAACAAAATATTCATCATCAAGTGAGGTAA
- the tnpA gene encoding IS200/IS605 family transposase yields MANTYTQLYIHLVFAVKHRDRLILSTFKDELMKYITGIIQSKGNKLLAINTMPDHCHIFLGLNPKNAISELVKDIKLASGDFINDKKWLKGKFHWQEGYGAFSYSHSQIDNVIKYILNQEKHHKKLSFKEEYKKILTSFNVEYQDAFLFDWFDDIKY; encoded by the coding sequence ATGGCAAACACATATACGCAATTGTATATCCATCTGGTATTTGCTGTAAAACATAGAGACAGGTTAATTCTTTCTACATTTAAAGATGAACTAATGAAATACATTACCGGAATTATTCAGAGCAAAGGGAATAAACTGCTTGCAATAAATACAATGCCAGATCATTGCCATATTTTTCTGGGGTTGAACCCAAAGAATGCAATCTCTGAATTGGTTAAGGATATCAAGTTAGCCTCAGGTGATTTTATAAACGATAAAAAATGGCTCAAAGGAAAATTCCATTGGCAAGAAGGATATGGCGCTTTTTCATATTCTCATTCACAGATTGATAATGTTATAAAATATATTCTCAATCAGGAAAAACATCATAAAAAGTTATCATTCAAAGAAGAATACAAAAAAATATTAACATCATTTAATGTTGAGTATCAGGATGCATTTTTGTTCGACTGGTTTGATGATATAAAATATTAA
- a CDS encoding TolC family protein, with protein MKKVIYFLIITLILGGSAFSQTKQYNLNELVNIAFQNNPQLKANEKTIQAGLKQIDYLDKDYLPQIFFDLNISRWDWVMPNKQKYLGNSLNDLYAAFRVNQLIYDWNKNSLQKEYADKSTDVDRNFTRKLRQAFSYSITKSYLELLKAKRTVQIQEEAINQLKDHLKNAEALYSIGKVSNLDVIKAQVQIEVALDELAKAKNQLEVQKNNINVICGNVLGESFDVVDNIDELWKEYSSKSFSIDELNNILIAKHPDLENIRTQKELRSKEVELFNKEYYPNFYAFGITNVEDSKIPMDHFNWNVGVTVSYSLPFFKGSNFQEKIEQSKIRIDALQENEKAILQQLETNVKNNLVKLEDIKNRLSGTQKIVKLAEESLTTANLKYNIGKGSSLDVLDAETVLTTAKLNLNQIVIDYLSTIAELNYNIGSDEIPFK; from the coding sequence ATGAAAAAAGTTATTTATTTTTTAATAATAACTTTAATACTGGGCGGTTCAGCTTTTTCGCAGACAAAGCAATATAATTTGAATGAACTTGTTAATATTGCTTTCCAAAATAATCCGCAGTTAAAGGCGAATGAGAAAACTATCCAAGCAGGATTAAAGCAAATTGATTATTTGGATAAAGATTACCTTCCGCAAATCTTTTTTGATTTGAATATTTCACGCTGGGATTGGGTAATGCCCAATAAACAAAAATATCTTGGCAATTCATTAAACGATCTTTACGCTGCGTTTAGAGTGAATCAGCTAATTTATGATTGGAATAAAAATTCGCTTCAGAAAGAATATGCAGATAAGTCTACTGATGTGGATAGAAACTTTACGAGAAAATTACGTCAAGCGTTTTCTTATTCGATTACAAAAAGTTATTTGGAATTATTGAAGGCAAAGCGAACAGTCCAAATTCAGGAAGAAGCTATCAATCAATTAAAAGACCATCTTAAAAATGCTGAAGCCCTTTACAGCATTGGCAAAGTTTCTAACCTTGATGTAATTAAAGCACAAGTTCAAATTGAAGTTGCGCTCGATGAACTTGCAAAAGCAAAGAATCAACTTGAAGTACAAAAAAATAACATAAATGTAATCTGCGGTAATGTTCTTGGTGAATCCTTCGATGTTGTTGATAACATTGATGAATTGTGGAAAGAGTATTCGAGTAAAAGTTTCAGCATCGATGAACTTAATAATATTTTGATTGCAAAACATCCCGACCTTGAAAATATCCGAACCCAAAAAGAATTAAGAAGCAAAGAAGTTGAATTATTCAACAAAGAATATTATCCGAACTTTTATGCTTTTGGAATTACAAACGTTGAGGATAGTAAAATTCCAATGGACCATTTCAATTGGAATGTTGGTGTAACAGTTTCATACTCGCTCCCATTTTTTAAGGGGTCTAATTTTCAAGAAAAGATTGAGCAATCAAAAATCAGAATTGATGCGCTGCAGGAGAATGAGAAAGCAATTCTCCAACAGCTTGAAACAAACGTAAAAAATAATCTCGTTAAACTGGAGGATATTAAAAACAGATTAAGCGGCACACAAAAAATTGTAAAACTCGCTGAGGAAAGTTTAACTACTGCTAATTTGAAGTACAACATAGGTAAAGGCAGCAGTCTCGATGTGCTTGATGCTGAAACAGTTTTAACGACTGCAAAACTTAATTTGAATCAGATTGTAATAGATTATCTATCAACAATAGCAGAACTTAACTACAACATTGGAAGTGATGAAATACCTTTTAAATAG
- a CDS encoding efflux RND transporter permease subunit, whose amino-acid sequence MSLEEKQKKSSVPQGGLSYHAIKRPATIIILMIAIVVVGILGYTQLATNLLPDITYPMVKVYVTWRGATPEEIEDNIATVIERKVATVDNLDYMESQCTEGLYALQVNFTYNADRDIAYQDVLSKLGQVRKNLPKDAEEPLVFKADPSQLPVMDLLITSDQMDLTKLRTYVENELQDQFTSIEGTAGTEITGGLKREIRVHIDPVKLQGYGLSVDKVAQRLKDENLELLGGRVTSARRDYIVRTVGEFSNVDEIGNLIISKGKNEGLVLLKDVADVKDAYAVQRIKNKLNQVEGVKLSVFKQTGANTVEVSDLIAKKLKELKTIIPPSINLDIIYDQADYIRAAVAGVRDAALIAALLVVIVTAFFLTGWKRVLIVSLTLPVTLLGTFFFMQLLNFSINIFTLGGLVVAITVLLDNCIVVLENITRIQEEEPEELHPVQKGATQVSGAVLTATLTFIALFLPFLLVPGLVSLLFRELIITVAITITLSLIVALTLTPTLTSLFFKEGKPVHIKKGIISKLADGIIALIIKPYKPILRWVLKFRWIVMLLTLGLFFVGLIFLNKIGSEFLPKADDGLITIKLKMPTGSSMEETHKVISQVENFVKHQPYIEKYSSLSGGKIWGLVTYEIANEGEVNIQLVKPSKRPMTTDEYVEWLTPLVQQNIKFPGLKMKVFHTKLKGIKQTGEFDIEVEVIAPRSEPIGNIYENATRVSGLLKQVDGLTGIDVSIDITKPEYQIFVDRTKAIDQGLSVNQVANTIKSSIDGNVPTQFKEKGYYYPIRIVVDETDIKSISDVENLSVYPNNGSKIRLNTIAKVEQRSGPLEIDRKDQNRVIKATANVQGRTVGEATADVQKLLSTFTLPAGYKINFGGQSQMLRENFNTMIIILLIAMFFAYVVLVINFEDFIKPFIILIRVPLSLIGVSYALYLTNQPIGVTVMIGFIILAGIEINQGVILITFIDQLREQGMSLIEAIQKAAVVRLRPILMTDIVGIIGLLPLALSIGEGTELLKPMAIAVIGGLVFGLLLVFLFLPSLYYIFEKRKEKKAVAKSVVIRE is encoded by the coding sequence ATGAGCTTAGAAGAAAAACAGAAGAAATCATCAGTTCCACAAGGTGGACTTTCTTATCACGCAATTAAAAGACCGGCAACAATTATCATTTTAATGATTGCGATTGTTGTGGTTGGAATTCTCGGATATACACAACTTGCAACCAATCTTTTGCCGGATATAACCTATCCTATGGTTAAGGTTTATGTAACCTGGCGAGGAGCTACACCAGAAGAAATTGAAGATAATATTGCAACGGTTATTGAACGCAAAGTTGCAACGGTCGATAACCTTGATTATATGGAGAGTCAATGCACGGAAGGTTTATATGCACTTCAGGTAAATTTCACGTACAATGCTGATCGTGATATTGCATATCAGGATGTCCTTTCAAAACTCGGGCAGGTACGAAAAAATTTGCCGAAAGATGCTGAAGAACCACTTGTCTTCAAAGCCGATCCTTCGCAATTGCCGGTAATGGATTTGCTTATCACTTCCGATCAAATGGATTTGACAAAACTAAGAACCTATGTTGAAAATGAACTTCAAGATCAATTCACTTCGATTGAAGGAACAGCGGGAACAGAAATTACAGGTGGACTTAAAAGAGAAATTCGTGTTCATATTGATCCGGTAAAATTGCAAGGATACGGATTATCTGTTGATAAAGTCGCACAAAGATTGAAAGATGAAAACCTTGAACTTCTTGGTGGAAGAGTAACATCTGCAAGAAGAGATTATATCGTTAGAACAGTTGGTGAGTTTTCTAATGTTGATGAAATTGGGAACTTGATAATTTCAAAAGGTAAGAATGAGGGGTTAGTTCTATTAAAAGATGTTGCAGATGTCAAAGATGCTTATGCAGTTCAGCGAATAAAAAATAAATTGAATCAGGTTGAAGGCGTTAAACTTTCTGTCTTTAAACAAACCGGAGCGAATACTGTTGAGGTATCAGACTTAATAGCGAAAAAACTTAAAGAGTTAAAAACAATCATTCCGCCTTCAATAAATCTTGATATTATTTATGACCAGGCAGATTATATTCGTGCTGCAGTTGCGGGAGTTCGAGATGCGGCTTTAATTGCGGCTTTGCTTGTTGTGATTGTAACAGCATTCTTTTTAACGGGCTGGAAAAGAGTTTTAATCGTTTCTCTCACACTTCCGGTAACTTTGCTTGGCACTTTCTTTTTTATGCAGCTACTGAATTTTTCAATCAACATTTTTACGCTTGGCGGCTTGGTTGTTGCAATCACAGTTCTGCTTGATAATTGTATTGTTGTTCTTGAAAACATAACCCGTATTCAGGAAGAAGAACCGGAAGAGCTTCATCCAGTGCAAAAAGGCGCAACGCAAGTAAGCGGTGCAGTGCTTACAGCAACTCTAACATTTATCGCTTTGTTCCTTCCATTCCTTTTAGTTCCGGGTTTGGTTTCCCTTTTATTTAGAGAGTTGATTATCACCGTTGCAATTACGATTACATTATCATTGATCGTTGCGTTAACATTAACGCCAACATTAACTTCACTTTTCTTTAAAGAAGGTAAACCGGTTCACATTAAAAAAGGAATTATTTCAAAACTTGCCGATGGAATTATAGCATTAATCATCAAACCATATAAACCAATTTTACGGTGGGTGTTAAAGTTCCGCTGGATTGTAATGCTTTTGACGCTTGGATTGTTTTTTGTCGGATTAATTTTCTTAAATAAAATCGGCTCTGAATTTCTCCCGAAAGCAGACGACGGTTTAATCACAATCAAACTAAAAATGCCAACCGGTTCTTCGATGGAAGAAACGCATAAAGTAATTTCTCAAGTAGAAAACTTTGTAAAACATCAGCCATACATTGAAAAATACTCATCACTTTCCGGCGGTAAAATTTGGGGACTTGTAACTTATGAAATTGCCAACGAAGGAGAAGTGAACATTCAACTTGTTAAACCATCAAAACGACCAATGACTACTGATGAATATGTTGAATGGCTTACTCCACTGGTACAACAAAATATAAAATTCCCAGGTTTGAAGATGAAAGTATTTCACACAAAGCTGAAAGGAATAAAACAGACCGGAGAGTTTGATATTGAAGTTGAAGTAATTGCCCCAAGAAGCGAACCAATTGGCAATATTTATGAAAATGCAACACGAGTTTCCGGATTGCTAAAACAAGTTGACGGGCTTACCGGCATTGATGTTTCAATAGATATTACAAAACCGGAATATCAAATATTTGTAGATAGAACAAAAGCAATTGATCAGGGATTAAGTGTAAATCAAGTTGCTAACACAATTAAATCGAGTATTGACGGAAACGTCCCTACGCAGTTTAAAGAGAAAGGTTATTACTATCCAATACGAATTGTAGTTGATGAAACAGATATTAAAAGCATAAGCGATGTTGAGAATCTTTCTGTTTATCCAAACAACGGAAGCAAGATAAGATTAAACACAATTGCAAAAGTTGAGCAGCGTTCGGGTCCACTTGAAATTGACAGAAAAGACCAGAACAGGGTTATTAAAGCAACAGCAAATGTTCAAGGAAGAACTGTAGGCGAAGCAACAGCAGATGTTCAAAAATTGTTGAGCACATTTACTTTACCGGCTGGTTATAAAATTAATTTTGGTGGGCAATCGCAAATGCTGAGAGAGAATTTCAACACGATGATTATCATTCTTCTGATCGCAATGTTTTTTGCATACGTAGTTTTGGTGATAAACTTTGAAGATTTTATTAAGCCATTCATAATTCTTATTCGTGTCCCGCTTTCACTGATTGGCGTTTCGTATGCTCTCTATTTAACTAATCAACCGATTGGCGTTACGGTTATGATTGGTTTTATCATTCTTGCGGGAATTGAAATCAATCAAGGCGTAATTCTGATAACGTTTATTGATCAATTGCGTGAACAAGGAATGAGTTTGATTGAGGCAATTCAAAAAGCGGCGGTTGTTCGACTGCGACCAATTTTGATGACGGATATTGTTGGCATTATCGGTTTGCTTCCGCTTGCTTTAAGCATTGGCGAAGGAACAGAATTATTAAAGCCAATGGCCATTGCTGTTATTGGTGGTTTAGTATTCGGATTATTACTTGTATTTCTCTTTTTGCCGTCGCTTTATTACATTTTTGAAAAGAGAAAAGAAAAAAAGGCCGTTGCTAAAAGCGTGGTGATTCGTGAATAG
- a CDS encoding pyrroline-5-carboxylate reductase family protein, translated as MKNIEERKISFIGGGIIAEVFIKRLIESGFVFQNNIMVSDVKPERLDYLKESYCVQVTNNNSESAAFGDFVFLAVPPSQVKVVLSENCKDLRKDQILISLAAAIPIWLIDSVLCKEIGIVRVIPNIPSQIGKGVNPYCIGKFTTKEQSEDVKKLLEIFGDAILVDESKMNIATAITAVGPTYWFPAVKSLLDFAKAKGLDKELGYKLVAKTMQGTAELILNTLKDPEELKLMIATRTIDEEKVKNIFYEAVNKAYEKIEASEKKLTE; from the coding sequence ATGAAAAACATAGAAGAAAGAAAAATATCATTCATTGGCGGCGGAATAATTGCTGAGGTTTTCATTAAGCGTTTAATTGAAAGTGGATTTGTTTTTCAAAATAACATTATGGTTTCAGATGTTAAGCCAGAGCGACTCGATTATTTAAAAGAAAGTTATTGCGTCCAGGTAACAAACAATAACAGCGAATCCGCCGCTTTTGGCGATTTTGTATTTCTTGCTGTGCCGCCTTCGCAGGTAAAAGTAGTTTTATCAGAAAATTGTAAAGACCTGCGTAAAGATCAAATATTGATTTCACTTGCTGCTGCTATTCCCATCTGGTTGATTGATAGCGTTCTATGTAAAGAAATAGGAATCGTTAGAGTAATTCCGAATATACCATCACAAATTGGAAAAGGTGTGAATCCATATTGTATCGGAAAATTTACAACCAAAGAACAATCTGAAGATGTAAAAAAACTACTTGAGATTTTTGGTGATGCTATTTTAGTAGATGAAAGTAAAATGAACATTGCAACTGCAATAACAGCCGTTGGACCGACATACTGGTTCCCGGCAGTGAAATCATTACTCGATTTTGCAAAAGCCAAAGGATTAGATAAAGAACTTGGTTATAAACTTGTTGCTAAAACAATGCAGGGTACAGCAGAATTAATTTTAAATACTTTGAAAGATCCGGAAGAACTAAAATTGATGATTGCAACAAGAACAATTGATGAAGAAAAAGTTAAAAACATTTTTTATGAAGCCGTTAACAAAGCTTATGAAAAAATAGAAGCAAGCGAGAAGAAATTGACGGAATAA
- a CDS encoding CoA-binding protein produces the protein MIPEEILKEKKSFAIVGASNEMMKYGYELVCVFQDYGFKIFPINPKYDEIEGIKCYPSLKELPERPDVVLTALAPKNTLNVISDVKEIGVDKIWFPPNCYDDNSIKKAEELKLDYVCNVCPIGILRRIFSQS, from the coding sequence ATGATACCTGAAGAAATTCTTAAAGAAAAAAAATCATTTGCGATTGTTGGTGCTTCAAATGAAATGATGAAATACGGTTACGAGCTTGTTTGTGTGTTTCAAGATTATGGTTTCAAAATATTTCCCATTAACCCGAAGTATGATGAGATTGAAGGAATTAAATGTTATCCTTCATTAAAAGAATTACCGGAAAGACCTGATGTTGTTTTAACTGCTTTAGCTCCTAAAAACACTCTTAATGTAATTTCAGATGTAAAAGAAATTGGTGTCGATAAAATATGGTTTCCTCCAAATTGTTATGATGATAATTCCATTAAAAAAGCGGAAGAATTAAAGCTCGATTATGTTTGTAATGTTTGTCCAATTGGAATTTTGAGAAGGATATTTTCTCAAAGTTGA
- a CDS encoding efflux RND transporter periplasmic adaptor subunit, whose translation MKKILISTISLMILFIGCSKEEKTEKPKPKAPLVKVEELKYTPISKSIKLPGTVEAKVMTTVVAPSDGFIEQLNVQENQFVKKEKVLAVIASQERTSLVSQAKNKIEELKTKLEKTSTNSTEYSQLNSQLEQAKKELEYADKLFLGIPVISPLSGTVTQKFIEAGSAVTAKQNLFTIVDFNSLIIKTSVSEDLFSKIKIGNKLKVKFNAFPEKDFYAVVTLKYQQIDPVTRNFPVELKLINSTKEITPGMMAELELVTDKNDKALTVPNDVFIVNQKGEKLVYVVKDTVAHQKIVSTGISNEKITEIVSGLNEGEKVVVMGQELLKDGIKVMVQKPAGKMKKENK comes from the coding sequence ATGAAAAAAATATTAATATCAACCATATCTTTAATGATTTTGTTTATTGGCTGTTCCAAAGAAGAAAAAACTGAAAAGCCAAAACCCAAAGCCCCGCTTGTTAAAGTTGAGGAGTTAAAGTATACGCCAATTTCAAAATCAATTAAGCTTCCCGGTACTGTCGAAGCGAAAGTGATGACAACCGTTGTAGCTCCTTCTGATGGATTTATCGAACAGCTTAATGTTCAGGAAAATCAATTTGTAAAGAAAGAAAAAGTGCTGGCTGTGATTGCTTCTCAGGAACGTACTTCACTTGTTTCTCAAGCCAAAAATAAGATTGAAGAATTGAAAACAAAGCTTGAAAAAACTTCAACAAACAGCACTGAATATTCTCAATTGAATTCACAGCTTGAGCAGGCGAAAAAGGAATTAGAATATGCCGATAAATTATTTCTCGGTATTCCGGTAATCTCTCCTTTAAGCGGAACGGTTACACAAAAATTTATCGAAGCCGGAAGCGCAGTAACTGCAAAGCAAAATCTTTTTACAATTGTCGATTTTAATTCGCTGATTATTAAAACATCCGTATCGGAAGATTTGTTTTCTAAAATTAAAATTGGCAACAAGTTAAAAGTAAAATTCAATGCATTCCCCGAAAAGGATTTTTATGCAGTTGTAACATTAAAGTATCAGCAAATTGATCCCGTGACAAGAAATTTTCCCGTTGAACTAAAACTAATCAACAGCACAAAAGAAATCACGCCGGGAATGATGGCTGAACTTGAGCTTGTAACTGATAAAAATGATAAAGCGTTAACCGTTCCGAATGATGTTTTCATTGTTAATCAAAAAGGCGAAAAGTTAGTTTATGTTGTTAAAGATACCGTTGCGCATCAAAAAATTGTTTCTACCGGAATATCAAATGAAAAAATTACAGAAATTGTCTCCGGCTTAAATGAAGGAGAGAAAGTTGTTGTAATGGGACAGGAGCTTTTGAAAGATGGGATTAAAGTAATGGTTCAAAAACCAGCAGGTAAGATGAAAAAGGAAAACAAGTAG
- a CDS encoding ATP-binding protein, producing the protein MAGRDYMGIPREEIPWYPTINADLCNSCGSCLDFCSNNVFAQGELHMEVANPYNCVVGCSACANECETGALSFPSKEELVKKLHELRDKYKTTV; encoded by the coding sequence ATGGCTGGCAGAGATTATATGGGAATTCCTCGTGAAGAAATTCCTTGGTACCCAACTATAAATGCTGATTTATGTAATAGTTGTGGTTCCTGTCTGGATTTTTGCAGCAATAATGTATTCGCGCAGGGTGAACTTCATATGGAAGTGGCTAACCCTTATAATTGTGTGGTTGGCTGTTCAGCATGCGCTAATGAATGTGAGACCGGCGCTTTGTCTTTTCCAAGCAAAGAAGAATTAGTTAAAAAATTACACGAGCTACGTGACAAATATAAGACTACAGTTTAA
- a CDS encoding universal stress protein yields the protein MFKKILFATDISKASDAVLTCGSGLKNLGAEEVILFYALGVRHIESLKYVLKDLAEPALLRQKKMLEDQGLNVKLEIAPGIPSEEINKYAETHNISLIVIGTHGESAAQHILFRIGGVTSEVLHSHKKPLLVVRTFVTEDEKGEKCVEASCMDFRKRILYPTDFSDTSFRALTYLEKLVESGAKKITLFHVQDKTKIDRHLKDKLEEFNRIDTERLKMYKKVLMEKGAEDVQIKIPYGIPTKEILEEAKKDYSLIVMGSQGRGFVEEIFVGSVSHNVVRNANISVLLVPALR from the coding sequence ATGTTTAAGAAAATATTATTTGCCACAGATATTTCCAAAGCATCGGATGCTGTTCTAACTTGTGGAAGTGGGTTGAAAAATCTTGGGGCAGAAGAAGTAATTTTATTCTACGCTCTTGGCGTAAGGCATATCGAATCTTTAAAATATGTATTAAAAGATTTGGCTGAGCCGGCATTGCTTCGTCAAAAGAAAATGTTGGAAGATCAGGGATTAAATGTAAAACTGGAAATAGCTCCGGGAATTCCATCTGAAGAAATAAATAAATATGCTGAAACACATAATATTTCTTTAATTGTAATTGGAACTCATGGTGAATCAGCAGCGCAACATATTTTATTTAGAATAGGCGGAGTTACCTCTGAGGTTTTGCACAGTCACAAAAAACCTCTTCTTGTTGTAAGAACATTTGTTACTGAGGACGAAAAAGGTGAAAAGTGTGTTGAAGCTTCTTGTATGGATTTCAGAAAAAGAATTTTATATCCTACAGATTTTTCTGATACTTCTTTCAGAGCATTAACCTATCTTGAAAAATTAGTAGAAAGTGGTGCAAAAAAAATTACGCTCTTTCATGTTCAGGATAAAACAAAAATTGACAGACATCTTAAAGACAAATTAGAAGAGTTTAACAGAATTGACACTGAAAGACTTAAAATGTATAAAAAAGTTTTGATGGAAAAAGGTGCTGAAGATGTTCAAATCAAAATTCCTTATGGCATTCCAACAAAGGAAATTTTAGAAGAGGCAAAAAAAGATTACTCACTTATAGTTATGGGAAGTCAGGGTCGTGGATTTGTTGAAGAAATATTTGTAGGAAGTGTTAGTCATAATGTTGTACGTAATGCAAATATCTCAGTGCTCTTGGTTCCAGCTTTAAGATAA